CGATGCCTGGTAGGACTGTCCGGCCTGGGGGACGATCCCGGATTCATACAGCCGAAGCAGGTCGCGGTTCTTCTCCATCTGCGCATAGCCGTCGGCGATGTTGAACTCGACCGTGTTGCGAAAATCGTCGTACTGACGCAGGGCCATGCGGACTCCCGACTCGGCCTCGGCCACGGCCGCATGCCTTTTCTGCCGGTAGACGGGGAGATTCACGCTGAACTCGAGGCCTACGAAATCGGTGCCGTCGTCGTTGCGGTTTTTCTCCCGGAACGTATAGGCGGCTCCGACGTTGAAGTCAGGGTAAAAGTTTCTTTTCGCCAGCTGTTTTTCGACCCGGTACCGCTCCACCAGCGATTCGTAGGCGGCATACAGGGGTCGCCGGGAGCGGGATTGTTCCAGCAGCGCGTCGAGGGATAGGGTCACTGGCGGAGTCTCCAGTTCAGTCGGTGTCTCCAGGGGGGAGCCCGTGGGACGGGCAAGGAGGCGGTTGAGGTTTTCCAGAGCGGTGCGGCGCTGCTGCCGCAGGGTGAAGAGCCGGTCCATGAGTTTTGAACGCTCCACCTGGGCCTTGAGAACGTCCTGCTGCAGACCCTGCCCCACCTCGTAACGAGTTTCCGTCAACCGGGTAAAATCGTCGAGAAGAGCCATGTTCTTCTCAGTCACCTCGATCCCCCGGTTGTAATAGTAAAGGTTGTACCACCCCTCCCTGACCATGCGACCTAATTGCAGACGGGCATCGTCGTAAGCAGCACGGTACCACTCGGCCTGCTCCCCGGCGATCTCTCCGCGCAAGGCCAGCTTGCCGGGGAAGGGAAACTTCTGGCTCACCTTGAAAATCCGGCCGGTCATGGGCGTCTCATCGGCGGCCAGGGAATCGACCGGGAAATTGTTGAACACGATGCCGGCAACGGGATCCTCGAGCGCCTCGACCTGGGATATCTTCTCGGCATTCATTTCCCAGCGGGCCCGGGCGGCCTGCAGGTCGGGATTGTTGGCCAGGGCCTCCTCCACCAGAGCGTCGAGAACGGCCGGAGTGTTCTCCGCTGCGGCAGGAGCAATGCCTGTGAAAAAGAGGGCGAGGGCAAGGCACCAGCGTCCGAGTGAAAATTTCATCTGACAACTCCAAAAATGTGG
This is a stretch of genomic DNA from Desulfuromonas sp. TF. It encodes these proteins:
- a CDS encoding TolC family protein, coding for MKFSLGRWCLALALFFTGIAPAAAENTPAVLDALVEEALANNPDLQAARARWEMNAEKISQVEALEDPVAGIVFNNFPVDSLAADETPMTGRIFKVSQKFPFPGKLALRGEIAGEQAEWYRAAYDDARLQLGRMVREGWYNLYYYNRGIEVTEKNMALLDDFTRLTETRYEVGQGLQQDVLKAQVERSKLMDRLFTLRQQRRTALENLNRLLARPTGSPLETPTELETPPVTLSLDALLEQSRSRRPLYAAYESLVERYRVEKQLAKRNFYPDFNVGAAYTFREKNRNDDGTDFVGLEFSVNLPVYRQKRHAAVAEAESGVRMALRQYDDFRNTVEFNIADGYAQMEKNRDLLRLYESGIVPQAGQSYQASVSAYQVGSVDFLSLLDSLMTLYRYNLEYYRVQADYQKSLARLEAESGVGIAGPSADSNPVNP